CGAATTGCTTGAGGAAAACATGATAGGGTCAGTGGATCAGTGATGGATGATTGCCGATGATGCCGACTCCCTCACCTTCTCCTTCCGCTCATGTTCCTCCGCCCTGGCTGTGTGAGCTCCCCAAGAAAGATCCCTGGTCCACACCTTTTGCCGAATGTCTCTTGAAACATCTGGATGTTCAACCAGGCCATGCCATCTTGGATGTGTGCTGCGGAGATGGTATTCCGGCTTTTTACTTAGCCCACCAGGTGGGATCGGCAGGGCGAGTGGTCGGCGTGGATATGAATCATGCGCAATTGATTCGGTCACGGGCGGTGCAAGGACTCGCGTTTCCTTGGTTGGCCTTTCATCACGGAGATGTTCGGGAGTTGCCACGACATCTGGGGCAATTCGATCGCATCACCGGCAATCTGTCCTTTATGTTTTTTCGTCCAAACCGTCAGGACGCGCTTCGCCAAATCATCCAATTTCTGAAGCCCGGCGGACAACTGGTGCTCACCTTTCCCTCTCAGGGTACGTTTGACTCTCTTTGGCAATGTGTCGATCGAGAAATGCTGACGAGGGGCTTCACGCGAGAACGGGAACGGTTTATGGCGTACCTGGCTGAACGGCCATCTGCCCAAGATGCCCACCGGTGGCTTGAGGCGTGCGGGATGGTGCGGGTGGAAGTAGCGGAATATCCATTAGAGGTCCAGACCAACCCGGGCCATGAATTTCTCTATCATCCGTTATTACGCGGAGGATTTCTGGACGATGTCTACGAATGCTTCGCGGATCAGGAGGTGGCGGAACGGTTCATGGAAGACATCGCGGATGCGGTTCCCGGCTTTCTGCCGCTCTTGGCGAATCGATGCGTGATGGCTGCCTGGTTGCCGGGAAATGAATCGGGGGAAATTGCGCGGCCTCGTGAGTCTCCATGAGCCATCGAAGAACCTGCGAATAAGCCGATAAACCATATTCCCATACCACGGGAGGAATCGCCGATGACGCAAGCAGTGACGCCGGATCGAATCATGCAATTGGGGATGGCCTTTTGGGGATCGAAGGCTTTGCTCAGCGCGGTGGAGTTAGGGGTCTTTTCGGAATTGGCCAAGCGGCCCCAAGATGCCACTACGCTTCAACAACAGCTGGGGCTACACCCCAGAAGCGCCAGGGATTTTTTCGATGCCTTGGTCGCCCTCGGCATGTTGGACCGTCAGAGCGGGGTGTACACCAACACTCCCGAAACCGACTTCTATTTGGATCGCGCCAAGCCAACCTATTTGGGGGGATGGCTGGATATGGTGAATACCCGCCTCTATCCATTTTGGGGGCGTCTGACTGAAGGCTTGAGAACGGGGCATCCACAGAACGAAGTGCGTGAAGGGCACAACTTTTTCGAGGACTTGTACAGTGACCCGCAGCGGCTCAAGACGTTTTTAAGTTCCATGACCGGTCTGAGTATGAGCGCCAGCAAAAAAATCGCCGCGCAATTTCCGTGGGGCCACTATCACACCTTCATCGATGTGGGCTCGGCGCAAGGAGGACTGGCGGTGCAAGTGGCCTTGGCGCATTCGCATCTGACCGGAGGCGGATTTGACTTG
This DNA window, taken from Nitrospiraceae bacterium, encodes the following:
- a CDS encoding methyltransferase is translated as MTQAVTPDRIMQLGMAFWGSKALLSAVELGVFSELAKRPQDATTLQQQLGLHPRSARDFFDALVALGMLDRQSGVYTNTPETDFYLDRAKPTYLGGWLDMVNTRLYPFWGRLTEGLRTGHPQNEVREGHNFFEDLYSDPQRLKTFLSSMTGLSMSASKKIAAQFPWGHYHTFIDVGSAQGGLAVQVALAHSHLTGGGFDLPVTGPIFQEYVQSFGLETRLKFYPGNFFEDPLPTADVLSMGHILHDWNLEQKKQLIAKAYEALPRGGALIIFESLIDDERRENAFGLLMSLNMLIELPGGFDYTGADCTEWLREAGFQETRVEHLIGPDSMVVGMK
- a CDS encoding class I SAM-dependent methyltransferase, which encodes MPTPSPSPSAHVPPPWLCELPKKDPWSTPFAECLLKHLDVQPGHAILDVCCGDGIPAFYLAHQVGSAGRVVGVDMNHAQLIRSRAVQGLAFPWLAFHHGDVRELPRHLGQFDRITGNLSFMFFRPNRQDALRQIIQFLKPGGQLVLTFPSQGTFDSLWQCVDREMLTRGFTRERERFMAYLAERPSAQDAHRWLEACGMVRVEVAEYPLEVQTNPGHEFLYHPLLRGGFLDDVYECFADQEVAERFMEDIADAVPGFLPLLANRCVMAAWLPGNESGEIARPRESP